The following proteins come from a genomic window of Candidatus Binatus sp.:
- a CDS encoding HAD family hydrolase — protein sequence MPPREFKAIFFDLDGTLVDIHGPLYSAARNALDELGHKPPLTQERYREALARDDVWLGVPAHLRPEYVKLAWAYFMAEIDKTERLEVLPHVSETLAELKRRGYETGVITSRPGNSQRLVEKLAMVGLASHLDHVVTQSTATMGALDKSASLKQTAIKAATHPHACVYVGDEPRDIMAAINAGYGASVAVATGAASFNYLQNHPEYKPDYAIRSMSELIGLLDRLKEESSI from the coding sequence TTGCCACCCCGCGAATTCAAAGCCATCTTCTTCGACCTCGACGGCACGCTGGTGGATATTCACGGTCCGCTCTACAGCGCGGCCAGAAATGCGCTCGATGAGTTGGGGCACAAGCCGCCGCTGACCCAGGAGCGCTATCGCGAGGCGCTCGCGCGCGACGACGTGTGGCTCGGCGTGCCCGCGCACCTCCGGCCCGAGTACGTCAAACTCGCGTGGGCGTACTTCATGGCCGAGATCGACAAGACCGAACGCCTCGAAGTTCTGCCGCACGTGAGTGAGACGCTCGCCGAACTGAAACGCCGCGGTTACGAGACCGGCGTGATCACGAGCCGGCCGGGCAATTCGCAGCGGCTGGTCGAAAAGCTCGCGATGGTCGGCCTCGCCTCGCATCTCGATCACGTCGTGACGCAGTCCACTGCGACGATGGGCGCGCTCGACAAGTCGGCGAGCCTCAAACAGACCGCGATCAAAGCCGCGACTCATCCGCACGCCTGCGTGTATGTGGGTGACGAGCCGCGCGACATCATGGCGGCGATCAATGCGGGTTACGGAGCGTCGGTGGCGGTCGCGACTGGCGCCGCGTCGTTCAATTATTTGCAGAATCATCCCGAGTACAAACCTGACTACGCGATTCGATCGATGAGCGAATTGATCGGACTGCTCGATCGGTTGAAAGAGGAGAGCAGCATTTAG